A single window of Burkholderiales bacterium DNA harbors:
- a CDS encoding DUF3567 family protein, translated as MNSMNVVYSSPHYYVAEYPVENGFELINLHQGTGTFLRGEVAASFRRSLATVIAGSPTVETVDEFLERFDGLMTQPAVLH; from the coding sequence ATGAACTCTATGAATGTTGTATACAGTAGCCCGCATTACTATGTGGCGGAATACCCTGTCGAGAACGGGTTTGAGCTGATCAACCTGCATCAGGGGACCGGCACGTTTCTGCGCGGGGAAGTTGCAGCCTCCTTCCGCCGCTCGCTGGCAACCGTCATCGCAGGCAGTCCCACTGTCGAGACCGTGGACGAATTTCTGGAAAGATTCGATGGGCTGATGACGCAGCCTGCCGTATTACATTGA
- a CDS encoding KTSC domain-containing protein produces the protein MERKSVSSSTIRSVGYEAGSQTLEIEFTSGSIYQYSRVSPEIYRKLMAAPAIASYFKDNIEEEFTARRVR, from the coding sequence ATGGAGCGCAAAAGCGTCAGTTCGAGCACTATTCGCTCAGTGGGCTACGAGGCCGGTTCGCAGACGCTGGAAATCGAATTTACCAGCGGCAGCATTTATCAGTATTCGCGGGTGTCGCCGGAGATATATCGCAAGCTCATGGCCGCCCCTGCGATAGCGAGTTATTTCAAGGACAACATCGAGGAGGAGTTCACCGCCCGGCGCGTTCGCTAG
- a CDS encoding O-acetylhomoserine aminocarboxypropyltransferase/cysteine synthase family protein — MADRKFGFGTLCLHAGQLPDPATGSRAVPIYQTTSYVFDSADHAASLFNLQTFGNVYTRLMNPTTAVFEERMAALEGGRAGLALASGMAAQMTAIFTLLEQGDELVSASTLYGGTYSQFEVSFRKLGINTTFVNPDDPQNFKKALTKKTKLIYAETIGNPLMNVLDIEPVAAIAKDAGIPLIIDNTFPSPYLCRPMEHGADIVVHSATKYIGGHGTTMGGVIVESGKFPWDNGNFPGMMEPSRGYHGVRFHETFGDFGYTMKARMETLRTFGPALSPFNAFLLLQGLETLHIRMQRHCENALAVAKFLQDHPRVSWVNYPGLPDNKYYDLVKKYLPKGASGILAFGIKGGEPAGVKFIEAVQFLSHLANVGDAKTLVIHPASTTHRQLSEEEQILAGVTPDMVRISVGLEEIDDILWDIDQALEKSQQA, encoded by the coding sequence ATGGCTGACAGAAAATTCGGTTTCGGCACTCTGTGCCTTCACGCCGGCCAATTGCCGGATCCCGCAACCGGGTCGCGCGCAGTTCCGATTTACCAGACCACGTCCTATGTTTTCGATAGTGCGGATCACGCGGCGAGCCTGTTCAATCTGCAAACCTTCGGCAACGTCTATACGCGCTTGATGAATCCCACGACCGCGGTGTTCGAAGAGCGCATGGCGGCATTGGAAGGCGGACGCGCGGGCCTTGCCCTGGCTAGCGGAATGGCGGCGCAGATGACCGCGATCTTTACCCTGCTTGAGCAAGGCGACGAGCTGGTCTCGGCGAGCACGTTATACGGCGGCACCTATTCGCAGTTCGAGGTGAGCTTCAGAAAACTTGGCATCAACACCACGTTCGTCAACCCCGACGATCCGCAGAATTTCAAAAAAGCACTCACCAAAAAAACCAAACTGATTTACGCCGAGACCATAGGCAATCCGTTGATGAACGTGCTCGATATCGAGCCGGTTGCGGCAATTGCCAAGGATGCCGGCATTCCGCTCATCATCGACAATACCTTTCCGTCGCCGTATCTGTGCCGCCCGATGGAGCACGGCGCTGACATCGTGGTGCATTCCGCGACCAAATATATCGGCGGGCACGGCACCACCATGGGCGGAGTGATCGTCGAATCCGGTAAATTTCCGTGGGACAACGGCAATTTCCCGGGAATGATGGAGCCCTCGCGCGGCTATCACGGCGTGCGCTTTCACGAAACCTTTGGCGATTTCGGCTACACCATGAAGGCGCGCATGGAAACGCTGCGCACGTTCGGCCCGGCGCTTTCGCCCTTTAACGCTTTCCTGCTGCTGCAAGGGTTGGAAACCTTGCATATCAGAATGCAGCGGCACTGCGAAAATGCGCTGGCGGTCGCCAAGTTTTTGCAAGATCACCCGCGGGTTTCCTGGGTGAATTATCCCGGGCTGCCGGATAACAAATACTACGACTTGGTGAAAAAATATCTGCCGAAAGGCGCAAGCGGCATCCTCGCTTTCGGCATCAAAGGCGGCGAGCCGGCCGGGGTGAAGTTCATCGAAGCCGTGCAGTTTCTAAGCCACCTCGCCAATGTCGGCGATGCCAAGACATTGGTGATTCATCCTGCGTCCACCACCCACCGCCAGCTTTCGGAAGAAGAGCAAATCTTGGCCGGTGTTACCCCCGACATGGTGCGTATCTCGGTCGGACTGGAGGAAATCGACGACATTCTTTGGGACATCGACCAGGCCTTGGAAAAGTCGCAGCAGGCCTGA